From Delphinus delphis chromosome X, mDelDel1.2, whole genome shotgun sequence, a single genomic window includes:
- the RBMX2 gene encoding LOW QUALITY PROTEIN: RNA-binding motif protein, X-linked 2 (The sequence of the model RefSeq protein was modified relative to this genomic sequence to represent the inferred CDS: deleted 1 base in 1 codon) yields the protein MNPLTKVKLINELNEREVQLGVAEKVSWHSEYKDSAWIFLGGLPYELTEGDIICVFSQYGEIVNINLVRDKKTGKSKGFCFLCYEDQRSTILAVDNFNGIKIKGRTIRVDHVSNYRAPKDSEEMDDVTRELQERGCGAHTPSLNSSEGSEDGKPTKKHKKDRKEKKKRKKEKEKTDQEVQAEQPASSSSPRSKMIKEKDDPGSKKHSGKNSERGQKSESREVWKPHPSSPEIRATCCGGTEDRERELRKEKPKHEHKSSSRREEREDKNRDRDRGRAQTHIAAGTVGALRGVVTEVEVGVKINLTGIKGPGTPGTGSPLILVTTGITEATACSAACWI from the exons ATGAA CCCTTTAACTAAGGTTAAGCTGATCAACGAGCTGAATGAGCGTGAGGTCCAGCTGGGGGTAGCGGAGAAGGTGTCTTGGCACTCCGAGTACAAGGACAGCGCCTGGATCTTCTTGG gaggGCTTCCTTATGAGCTGACTGAAGGGGACATCATCTGTGTGTTCTCACA atatggCGAAATTGTTAACATTAATTTGGTACGGGACAAGAAGACTGGGAAATCCAAAGGATTCTGTTTCCTCTGCTATGAAGACCAGAGGAGCACAATTCTGGCTGTTGACAATTTTAATGGGATCAAG ATCAAAGGAAGAACTATCCGAGTGGATCATGTGTCTAACTATCGGGCTCCTAAGGACTCAGAAGAAATGGATGATGTGACCAGAGAGCTGCAGGAGAGGGGCTGTGGGGCTCACACTCCCTCACTGAATTCATCTGAGGGCTCTGAAGATGGCAAACccaccaaaaaacacaaaaaag acagaaaggaaaaaaagaaaagaaagaaagaaaaagagaagactgaCCAGGAGGTACAGGCAGAGCAGCCAGCCTCCTCTTCATCGCCCAGAAGCAAGATGATAAAGGAAAAGGATGACCCTGGCTCTAAAAAGCACAGTGGCAAGAACTCAGAGAGGGGTCAGAAGTCAGAGTCCAGGGAGGTGTGGaagccccaccccagctcccctgAGATCAGGGCCACCTGCTGTGGTGGAACAGAGGACCGAGAGAGGGAGCTGAGGAAGGAGAAGCCCAAGCACGAACACAAGTCATCaagcaggagggaagagagagaagacaagaacagagatagagacagaggtcGA GCTCAGACGCACATTGCAGCTGGCACAGTGGGCGCTCTGAGGGGCGTAGTCACAGAAGTAGAAGTAGGAGTCAAGATAAATCTCACAGGCATAAAAGGGCCCGGCACTCCCGGGACCGGGAGTCCTCTAATCCTAGTGACCACAGGCATCACTGAAGCCACAGCCTGTTCAGCTGCATG TTGGATCTGA